One segment of Prionailurus bengalensis isolate Pbe53 chromosome D4, Fcat_Pben_1.1_paternal_pri, whole genome shotgun sequence DNA contains the following:
- the LOC122474293 gene encoding olfactory receptor 13C7-like, with protein sequence MEASNQSAVTEFVLLGLSSHPKLEKTFFVLILSMYLVILLGNGVLILVTILDSRLHTPMYFFLGNLSFLDICYTTSSVPLVLDGFLTPRKTISFSGCAMQMFLSFAMGATECVLLGMMAFDRYVAICNPLRYPVVMSKAVYVPMAISSWVAGGANSLVQISLAVQLPFCGDNVINHFICEILAVLKLACADISINVISMGVANVIFLGVPVLFIFVSYIFILTTILRIPSAEGRKKAFSTCSAHLTVVVIFYGTIFFMYGKPKSKDPLGADKQDLSDKLISLFYGLLTPMLNPIIYSLRNKDVKTAVRYLVAQKHFTQ encoded by the coding sequence ATGGAAGCATCCAACCAATCTGCTGTGACAGAATTTGTTTTGCTTGGCCTCTCTTCCCATCCAAAACTAGAGAAAACGTTCTTTGTACTCATCCTGTCTATGTATCTGGTGATCCTGCTGGGCAATGGGGTCCTCATCCTGGTGACCATCCTTGACTCCCGCCTGCAcacgcccatgtacttcttcctggggAACCTCTCCTTCCTGGACATCTGCTACACAACCTCTTCAGTTCCTCTAGTCCTGGACGGCTTCCTCACTCCCAGGAAAACCATCTCCTTCTCAGGCTGTGCCATGCAGATGTTCCTCTCCTTTGCCATGGGAGCCACAGAGTGTGTGCTTCTGGGCATGATGGCATTTgatcgctatgtggccatctgtaaCCCCCTGAGGTACCCTGTGGTCATGAGCAAGGCTGTCTATGTGCCCATGGCTAtcagctcctgggtggctggtgGAGCCAACTCCTTGGTGCAGATCTCTCTTGCAGTACAATTACCCTTCTGTGGGGACAATGTCATCAACCACTTCATCTGTGAGATCCTGGCTGTCCTGAAGTTGGCCTGTGCTGACATCTCCATCAATGTGATCAGTATGGGGGTGGCCAATGTGATCTTCCTGGGGGTCCCAGTTCTGTTCATCTTTGTCTCCTACATCTTCATCCTCACCACCATCCTGAGGATCCCCTCAGCTGAAGGGAGGAAAaaggccttctccacctgctctGCCCACCTCACAGTCGTGGTCATCTTCTATGGAACCATCTTCTTCATGTATGGGAAGCCCAAATCCAAGGACCCCCTGGGGGCAGACAAGCAGGACCTTTCAGATAAGCTCATCTCCCTCTTCTATGGACTTTTAACTCCTATGCTCAACCCCATCATCTATAGTCTG